A single genomic interval of Methylobacterium bullatum harbors:
- the futA1 gene encoding Iron uptake protein A1, with the protein MVGWVSKCLIGGATAFAWIAGATAAEVNIYTTREPGLIKPLLDAYTAKSGVTVNTVFVEKGLAERVASEGERSKADVLMTVDIGNLIELVDRGLAQPVRTETLEAAVPAPLRDAGGLWYALSMRARVAYADKDLAEKALTYEELADPKWKGKLCLRSGQHPYNTALIAHYIVKHGPDKAKDWLTGVKANLARKPAGGDRDVARDILAGTCAVGLGNSYYVGLMRSGKGGPDQQKWGDGINVVLPVFTSGGTHVNVSGAVVAKSAPNRDEAVKLLEYLVSDEGQGLYAKANFEYPVKAGAPIDPQLTALGPLTIDTVPLAEIARNRKAASLLVDTVGFDN; encoded by the coding sequence ATGGTCGGTTGGGTCTCGAAATGTCTGATCGGCGGTGCGACCGCCTTCGCCTGGATCGCCGGAGCGACCGCCGCCGAGGTCAACATTTACACCACCCGTGAGCCTGGCCTGATCAAGCCCCTGCTCGATGCCTACACCGCCAAGAGCGGCGTCACCGTCAACACCGTCTTCGTCGAGAAGGGCCTTGCCGAGCGTGTGGCCTCAGAGGGCGAGCGGTCCAAGGCCGACGTGCTGATGACCGTCGATATCGGCAATCTCATCGAGCTCGTGGATCGAGGCCTCGCCCAGCCGGTCCGCACGGAGACCCTGGAAGCCGCCGTTCCGGCGCCCCTGCGCGATGCCGGCGGCCTCTGGTACGCCCTCTCCATGCGCGCCCGCGTCGCCTATGCCGACAAGGATCTCGCGGAGAAGGCCCTGACCTACGAGGAGCTCGCCGACCCGAAATGGAAGGGCAAGCTCTGCCTGCGCTCGGGCCAGCACCCCTACAACACCGCGCTCATCGCCCACTACATCGTCAAGCACGGGCCGGATAAGGCGAAGGACTGGCTGACGGGCGTGAAGGCCAACCTCGCGCGCAAGCCGGCCGGTGGCGACCGTGACGTGGCCCGCGACATCCTGGCCGGAACCTGCGCCGTCGGTCTCGGCAACTCCTACTATGTCGGGCTGATGCGCTCGGGCAAGGGTGGCCCGGACCAGCAAAAATGGGGCGACGGGATCAACGTCGTGCTGCCGGTCTTCACCAGCGGCGGCACCCATGTGAACGTCTCCGGTGCGGTTGTCGCCAAGAGCGCGCCGAACCGCGACGAAGCGGTCAAGCTTCTCGAATACCTCGTCTCCGATGAAGGTCAGGGCCTCTATGCGAAGGCCAATTTCGAGTATCCGGTGAAGGCAGGCGCGCCGATCGACCCCCAGCTCACGGCGCTCGGCCCGTTGACCATCGATACCGTGCCGCTCGCCGAGATCGCCCGTAATCGCAAGGCGGCGAGCCTTCTGGTGGATACGGTGGGCTTCGATAACTGA
- the fbpC gene encoding Fe(3+) ions import ATP-binding protein FbpC → MAATDPTEGRRLGEVPPRLETRGLSVDFGRKHALDDVSLSVRAGEIIALLGDSGCGKSTLLRAVAGLEQPSGGLVLLDGQAMSARVPPEERGVGLMFQDYALFPHLTVLQNVRFGLHRLRADEADAVAKARLEQVGLADRAASYPGSLSGGESQRVALARALAPGPRVLLLDEPFSNLDRRNRDRVRADTISVLRITGATALLVTHDPEEALLVSDRIVLMRGGRIVQIGTGAELYRRPASWFAANFFGDLIAFPTRCIDGAAVTPFGAFPAPGIADGAPVTACVRPEAIGLADAASGHPARVIRRRFLGPVVELTLAADGFPEPFRLTVSEETSAGEGDRVGLTLATGAGLVFPAGLD, encoded by the coding sequence GACACGCGGCCTCAGCGTCGATTTCGGTCGCAAACATGCCCTCGACGACGTTTCCCTCTCGGTCCGGGCGGGAGAAATCATCGCGCTTCTGGGTGATTCCGGTTGCGGCAAGAGCACCCTGTTGCGAGCGGTGGCGGGCCTCGAACAGCCGAGCGGCGGGCTGGTCCTGCTCGATGGCCAGGCGATGAGCGCCCGGGTGCCGCCGGAGGAGCGCGGCGTCGGACTGATGTTCCAGGATTACGCCCTGTTCCCCCATCTCACCGTCCTGCAGAACGTCCGCTTCGGTCTGCACCGGCTGCGCGCCGACGAAGCCGATGCCGTCGCGAAGGCGCGGCTGGAGCAGGTTGGCCTCGCCGACCGGGCCGCGAGCTATCCTGGCTCGCTGTCGGGCGGGGAAAGCCAGCGCGTGGCGCTCGCCCGTGCCCTGGCGCCGGGGCCGCGCGTGCTGCTTCTCGACGAGCCGTTCTCGAATCTCGACCGGCGCAACCGGGACAGGGTGCGGGCCGACACCATCTCGGTCCTGCGTATCACCGGCGCCACCGCGCTCCTGGTGACACACGATCCGGAGGAGGCCTTGCTGGTGAGCGACCGCATCGTCTTGATGCGGGGCGGGCGCATCGTCCAGATCGGCACCGGCGCGGAACTCTACCGCCGCCCCGCCTCGTGGTTTGCCGCGAATTTCTTCGGCGATCTCATCGCTTTTCCCACGCGCTGCATCGATGGCGCTGCGGTGACGCCCTTCGGCGCGTTTCCGGCGCCGGGGATCGCGGACGGGGCGCCGGTCACCGCCTGCGTCAGGCCCGAGGCGATCGGGCTGGCGGACGCAGCATCCGGTCATCCGGCGCGGGTGATCCGGCGGCGGTTTCTCGGACCAGTCGTGGAGCTGACCCTGGCGGCGGATGGATTTCCCGAACCGTTCCGCCTCACGGTTTCCGAAGAGACATCGGCGGGGGAGGGCGATCGTGTCGGCCTGACCCTCGCGACGGGAGCAGGGCTAGTTTTTCCCGCCGGTCTGGATTAA